The following proteins come from a genomic window of Lolium rigidum isolate FL_2022 chromosome 5, APGP_CSIRO_Lrig_0.1, whole genome shotgun sequence:
- the LOC124652975 gene encoding transcription factor bHLH130-like, whose translation MYGGTLLSKDLNLPLQQQAVAGVRTPPQMSSPGLLRYRSAPSTLLGDVCGDFLPASAAGAGAGHSPGSPDHHAPDAAFTRFLAAPPRPAAVPASNHFSADTAASLASQQHQMYQSQQQQLAAMEGLFRTGGTDPAAGNNGLVRQSSSPAGFLNHLNMDNGYGNMLRAGMGGGGGYGNGDARLRGQLSFSSRQGSVMSQISEMASEELGGGSDGEEAGSNGAAARGYGGIPGYPTMGASPGGGGGWDDPSPSPSLSPGAMKRPRDAPAAAKNGTSRQQLKQQYSLPAGSKPTPEMAAIEKFLQFQDAVPCKIRAKRGCATHPRSIAERVRRTKISDRIRKLQELVPNMEKQTNTSDMLDLAVDYIKELQMQVKVMNDGRTSCTCSASRQKRFGS comes from the exons ATGTACGGCGGTACGCTGCTGTCCAAGGACCTGAACCTGCCACTCCAGCAGCAGGCGGTGGCCGGCGTGCGCACGCCGCCGCAGATGAGCTCGCCCGGGCTGCTGCGGTACAGGTCGGCGCCGAGCACTCTGCTCGGCGACGTGTGCGGGGACTTCCTCCCGGCCAGTGCAGCTGGCGCCGGCGCGGGGCACAGCCCAGGGAGCCCGGACCACCACGCGCCCGACGCCGCCTTCACCCGCTTCctcgccgccccgccccgccctgcCGCGGTACCGGCGAGCAACCACTTCTCGGCTGACACGGCCGCCTCCCTGGCCTCGCAGCAGCATCAGATGTATcagtcgcagcagcagcagctggcggccATGGAGGGCCTGTTCCGCACCGGGGGCACCGACCCCGCCGCCGGCAACAACGGGCTGGTCCGGCAGAGCAGCTCCCCCGCCGGGTTCCTCAATCATTTGAACATGGACAACG GATACGGGAACATGCTGCGGGCGggcatgggcggcggcggcgggtacgGGAACGGCGACGCGCGGCTGAGGGGCCAGCTGAGCTTCTCGTCGCGGCAGGGGTCGGTGATGTCGCAGATCTCGGAGATGGCCAGCGAGGAGCTCGGCGGCGGCAGCGATGGCGAGGAGGCCGGCAGCAACGGCGCCGCTGCGCGCGGGTACGGCGGCATCCCCGGGTACCCGACGATGGGCGcctcccccggcggcggcggcggctgggacgACCCCTCACCGTCCCCGTCGCTGTCCCCTGGCGCCATGAAGCGTCCCCGcgacgcccccgccgccgccaagaaCGGCACGTCCAGGCAGCAGCTGAAGCAGCAGTACAGCCTGCCGGCCGGAAGCAAGCCGACGCCGGAGATGGCAGCCATCGAGAAGTTCCTCCAGTTCCAGGACGCCGTGCCGTGCAAGATCCGCGCCAAGCGTGGGTGCGCCACCCACCCCCGCAGCATCGCCGAACGG GTGCGGAGGACGAAGATCAGCGACCGCATACGGAAGCTGCAGGAGCTCGTCCCAAACATGGAGAAG CAAACGAACACGTCCGACATGTTGGATCTGGCtgtcgactacatcaaggagctCCAGATGCAGGTCAAG GTGATGAACGACGGGCGGACGAGCTGCACCTGCTCGGCGAGCAGGCAGAAGCGCTTCGGCAGCTGA